GTACTCGAAACGCAGCGCCGCGTAGGGCGAGATCGCGGTGCCGTTGCCGGTGTAGCGGATCGCCTTGGGCAGGTGCTCGCCGGTCGCGCTGTCCTTGAAGTAGTCGTACGCGATGTAGTTGCCGCGCCGGTCCTCTTCCCGGCTCAAGGCCCAGAACAGCGCCTTGCCGGCGGAGCCCGGCGCATCGACGAACGCGTCCGACGTCGTGCCGAAGTACTGGATGTCGCCGGACTTCAGTTCCACCTTCCACGAGTCAGGACCGCGGTCGGCATCGGTGCCGTACGAGGTGATGCGCGCGAAGTGATCGATCTCGGTCCGATAGGTCGCGCTCGCGCCCTCCACGCCGCTGACGACGATCAGACGCTGGCCATCGAGGCAGTACCGGGCAGTCCTGTCCAGCCGCGCGCGATTGCGCTCGCCGTCCGTGGCGATGGTCGCTGCGCAACGGGTGATGCGGGACAGTCCGCCGACCTCCCAGCCGAGACCCGACAGCCCTTCCTTGGATTGGCTGTCGTAGTGCAGCGTCACGCTCGGCACCTGTCCCGCGGTGCCCGGTGGCAGCGCGATCGGCAGCTCATAGGTCGCGGATCCCTTGGACGATACCGACGCCTGTCCGGCCGCCGTTCCCGTGATGCCGCCCGACAGGTTCGGCGGGACGATCGTCACCGCCACCGGATCCGTGTTGGACACGATGACCGCCACGGCCGCGGACGTGTTCTCGCGTCCGTCCACATCGGTGACCCGCGCGGCCAGCAGGTAGGTGCCGACCGGGCGATCCGTCCACGAGAACTGATAAGGCGCCGTCGTCACCGTCGCGATGATGCTGCCGCCCGACAGGAACTCCACCTTCTGGATGCCCGTGTCGTCCGTCACCGTGGCTGAGAACGTGATGGTGGCCGAAGGCCCCTGATGAACCGCGCCCGGTGCCGGCGCCGTGAGCGTGACTTCCGGCGGCGCGTTCACCCGCACGGTGGTGTTGCCGGAGGTCGTCGTTCCGCCGTCGTTGTCGACCGCACGGGCGGCCAGGAGATGGGTGCCCACCGCCGGGGATGCCCAGTCCCAGACGAAAGGCGCGGCGGTGGCCGTGCCGGCGACCTGGCCGTCGACGAGGAACTCGACGCGCGCAATGTTGCCGTCGGTGTCGCTGGCGGAGGCGCTGAGGCGCCACGGCGACGGGAATGTGTGGTCCGCCCTGACCGCTCCGTTCGCCGGTGCCGTCAAGCTCACGCTCGGCAGGTTGTTCACCCGCATGGACCGGATCGGCGAGTCCCGGTAGCCGCCATCGTTGTCGAAGGCTCGCGCCACGAGCGTGTAGCCGCTGGACGGCGCATTGGCGTAGGTCATGCTGAACGGCGGCGACAGGCTCGTGCCGATGTGCACGCCGTTCAGATGGAATTCGACCCGCTGCACGGTACCGTCGGAATCGCTTGCGTCCGCGGAAATGAAGATCGACGACTTCGGACCCGCGAAGACCTGGTTCTCCGCCGGTGCCGTCACCGTCGTGGACGGCAGGGCGTTCACGCGGAAGCGCGTCGCGCCCGAGCTGCCCGTGCCGCCATCGTTGTCGACGACTCTGGCCACGACGTCGTAGGTCCCGGCCCCCAGGCCCGACCAGACGTACTCGAACGGCGCGGCAGTGGCCGACCCGATGCGGCTGCCCGAGGCGGTGAAGTATTCGACCCAGGCGATCCCGCCGGAATCGCTGTCCGACGCCGTGGCAGTCAGACGGACCGACCCCGACGGCCCCGCCACCACGGTGCCGTTGGCGGGCGAGGCCATGGCCACGGACGGCGGCGCATTGACCCGCACCGTCGCCGTCGCCGAATCGGCCCAGGCGCCGTCAGTGTCGTAGGCGCGCGCGAAGAACCGGTGAACGCCCGCTCCCATGCCGGGCAGCCAGGCACTGAACGGCGACGAGGTGGCGGTCGAGACGAGATTGCCGTTGGCGTAGATCTCGACACGCTGGATGCCCGCGTCGTCCGAAGCCGTGCCCGACACGGAGATGTCGGCGGGCGCCAGCGCGATGACCGTCCCGTTGAAGGGAGGACCGATCCCGACGCTGGGCGGTGCATTGACCCGCACCTGGATCGGCGCCGACATCGTGGTGCGACCGCCGGCGTCATAGACCTTGCCCCGGAACGTGTACACGCCGGGCGCGAGGCCGCTCTGCGTGAACGTGGCGTCGGCCCGCTTCGTGTTGGGGCTGAACTCCTGCAAGGCGATGGGCACATCGTTGCGGTGGAGTTCAACGCGATAGATCAGCTGCAGCGTGTTCTGGGAATTCTCCGAACCCAGCACCTTGATCTGGAAGCTTCCGCCCGTCGGTGCGACGGTGCCGCCCGGCGCGGAAATGGTCGAGTAAGGCCAGGAACAGATCGTCTCGCGACCGTCCTTGTAGCAACCGGCCTGCGCCTCACCGATCGCGCCGGCCAGCATGACGCCGCCGACCAAGCATTTCCAGAACGCGGCCATGACACCGCGCGACCCTGTGGCCGCCCTGACTCGAAGCATTCCCGATTCCTCCCTGCCGGCACGTGGGGGTCACGGTGCCGTGCGCGCGGGAGCACCTCGACAGTGGGGCTCTCCGCAAAGGCGCGGAGCATAGGACCGGCGCCTCGCCCGAACGGGGCGTGCAAACCATGATTCGAAAAGGCGGCGTCGGAGCATCGGAAAAACCGATGCAGGGGTGGTGCCCTCAGAAACTCCGACTCATTTCGTCATCCCCATCGCCGCTTCCATCTGCGCTGGATCAAACACCCGTCCCGCCTTGATCGTCTTCACCACCTGCCGCAGCGCGGCGATGTCCTTCAGCGGATCGCCGTCCAGCAGCACCATGTCGGCCTGCTTGCCTGCGGCAATTTCGCCGCGTTGTCCCGCCACGCCCAGCACCTGCGCCGGCGTCAGCGTCGCCAGGCGCAGCACCTCCGCGTTGGGGATGCCGGCGCGCACGTAGAGCTCCAGCTCGCGGTGCAGCGTGTAGCCTGCGAAGGCGTCCGTGCCCGGCATCAGCGTGACGCCGCCATCGTGCAGCCGCTTCACCAGCTGCAGCAGCCGCGGCAGCGCCTGCCGGTACGCTTCTTCCTTGCCCGGCGGCACGGCCACCGCGCCGGAGAGCAGCCGCCGCCGCACGGTCGGCGGGAAACGCTCGACCATGCCCTTCAGCGCCGCCGGCGGCTCGCCCGGCGCGCCCGAGTACAAGCCCTCCAGGATCGCCACCGTCGGGTCGAGCACCGTGTGTCGACGTCGCATTTCCGCGATGAAGCCCGCCACCGGCGCGCTGTCGAGGTCGAGCTGCAGCAGCTTCTCCGCCATCACCGTGTAGCGGTCCTTGCCGCGCGTATCGGCGACCTCGGGGAAAAAGTTCAGCACGATGAAGTTCAGATGCTGGATCTCGTCCGCGCCCGCGTCGATGAACTGCCCCGCCCGCATGAACGCCGGCACGTGGCCGCTCACGCGCAGCCCGCGCGCATGCGCCATGTCCGCGATGGGGCGCACCAGCTCCGGCTTGAAGGACGAATAGATCTTGATCTGCTCGTAGCCGCGATCGGCGTACCAGTCGACCGCCTTGCGCGCCTGCTCGACCGTCTCGACGCGCACGTCGGTCGGACCGGCCAGCGGGCCGACGCCTTCGACGATGCCGGCCTTCACCACGCGCGGGCCGAGCTCGGTGCCCGCATCGAAGCGCTTCACGCGCTCGATCAGCGGCAGGTTGTCGTTGGCCATGTCGCGCGCGCTGGTCACGCCCGCGATCAGGTCGAAGACGCCGTCCGTGCCGGAGAAATGCTGGTGCACGTCCCACAGGCCCGGCATCAGGAACCGGCCGGCCGCCTCGATGACTTCGGTGCCGGCCGGCGCGGGTGAGCCGTCGTCGGGCTCGACGCGCACGATGACACCGCCGCGGATCAGCACGCGCATGTCTTCACGCGCAGCCAGGTCGCGCGGCTCGAACAGCCGTGCATGACGGATCAGCAGGTCACCCTGCGGCACATGCGTCATCCGCTTGGCGAGGTCCGCGGA
This genomic stretch from Mitsuaria sp. 7 harbors:
- a CDS encoding amidohydrolase family protein is translated as MKTTYRFTLLAALCATLCAALWAPTARAHDDHERQWAPTAADAQAAQVALPAPQVLPGAKALLSQVQIHGMTVGRQALSRQGDEVLVDYAFSERGRGDQIRARWTLDARGLPLRYEAEGNDYWKVPLTERFDRADGKASWKNRVEQGGAAWPETGAFYLPANAPPEFTGVLARALLKAPGQRLALLPAGEATLTKGPTIAAGGRRLTLHLISGIDFTPVAVWLDERQQTAAVIDDWFEVLEARDVPALPRLSTAQRDADKRWSADLAKRMTHVPQGDLLIRHARLFEPRDLAAREDMRVLIRGGVIVRVEPDDGSPAPAGTEVIEAAGRFLMPGLWDVHQHFSGTDGVFDLIAGVTSARDMANDNLPLIERVKRFDAGTELGPRVVKAGIVEGVGPLAGPTDVRVETVEQARKAVDWYADRGYEQIKIYSSFKPELVRPIADMAHARGLRVSGHVPAFMRAGQFIDAGADEIQHLNFIVLNFFPEVADTRGKDRYTVMAEKLLQLDLDSAPVAGFIAEMRRRHTVLDPTVAILEGLYSGAPGEPPAALKGMVERFPPTVRRRLLSGAVAVPPGKEEAYRQALPRLLQLVKRLHDGGVTLMPGTDAFAGYTLHRELELYVRAGIPNAEVLRLATLTPAQVLGVAGQRGEIAAGKQADMVLLDGDPLKDIAALRQVVKTIKAGRVFDPAQMEAAMGMTK